The proteins below are encoded in one region of Ornithinimicrobium avium:
- a CDS encoding 2,3,4,5-tetrahydropyridine-2,6-dicarboxylate N-succinyltransferase, translating to MSAAGTPGTMTDSSTGTPSDGRHGALARFFAEDGPAGSTGPSAGTDRAELLARVEELLRALEDGSVRAATRDEEGTWQAHAWVKRGILAAFRHGETVELDWPGGAVDRSLVPARRIGLGDGVRLVPGGTSVRRGAHLAAGVVVMPPSYVNVGAHVGPGSMVDSHVLVGSCAQVGERVHLSTAVQLGGVLEPVGATPVVVEDDVFVGAQCGLYEGAVVRRGAVLAPGVVLTSGTTVYDLVEQREHRGEVPEGAVVVPGSRPARGDYADVLGLSLYAPVVVKYRDASTDAATVLEDALR from the coding sequence GTGAGCGCGGCAGGGACGCCGGGCACGATGACCGACAGCTCGACCGGGACCCCGAGCGACGGCCGGCACGGCGCGCTCGCCCGCTTCTTCGCCGAGGACGGACCGGCGGGCAGCACCGGCCCGAGCGCCGGCACCGACCGTGCCGAGCTGCTCGCGCGCGTCGAGGAGCTGCTCCGCGCCCTCGAGGACGGCAGCGTCCGCGCCGCCACCCGCGACGAGGAGGGCACCTGGCAGGCTCACGCGTGGGTCAAGCGGGGCATCCTCGCCGCGTTCCGGCACGGCGAGACCGTCGAGCTGGACTGGCCCGGCGGTGCGGTCGACCGCTCCCTCGTGCCCGCCCGGCGGATCGGCCTGGGCGACGGCGTCCGCCTCGTCCCGGGCGGCACGTCGGTCCGTCGCGGCGCCCACCTGGCGGCCGGCGTGGTCGTGATGCCGCCGAGCTACGTCAACGTCGGCGCTCACGTCGGCCCGGGGTCGATGGTCGACAGCCACGTGCTCGTCGGCTCCTGCGCGCAGGTCGGCGAGCGCGTCCACCTCTCGACCGCGGTGCAGCTCGGCGGTGTGCTCGAGCCGGTCGGCGCCACCCCGGTCGTCGTCGAGGACGACGTCTTCGTCGGCGCGCAGTGCGGCCTCTACGAGGGCGCGGTCGTGCGCCGCGGCGCCGTGCTGGCGCCGGGCGTCGTGCTGACCTCCGGCACCACGGTCTACGACCTGGTCGAGCAGCGCGAGCACCGCGGCGAGGTGCCCGAGGGCGCCGTCGTCGTGCCGGGCTCGCGTCCGGCGCGCGGCGACTACGCCGACGTGCTGGGTCTCTCGCTCTACGCACCGGTGGTCGTCAAGTACCGCGACGCGTCGACCGACGCCGCCACGGTCCTCGAGGACGCGCTCCGGTGA
- a CDS encoding pyridoxal phosphate-dependent aminotransferase, translating into MTLSPIRRMALGAPEGTVSLALGEPGWPVPAEAREALATLSTQVGPLPYGPNGGSPELVAQVAAVHGAATSEVMLTAGSQAALFALFQTWAAPGSRVLVPDPGFVSYASLARLCGADPVPYRLGDHGDLDAEALVDALAGAPHTSMVVLNHPANPTGGMASPAALRAVAAACARAGAVLVSDEVYRELWLVRPPAGLHGAAGLGAGLVLGSVSKAFGAPGLRVGWAVGPDRLLAPARVVHNAMTTAAARPSQDAALALLRAREQVLPDAREQVRRRWETLARVAPRLLDAAGGRARAGFYLWLPLPEGVAAQDTETFALRVRDEGLVTTVPGTAFGARGRGHLRVSLGGPLPELEEGLARLAPWWEA; encoded by the coding sequence ATGACCCTCTCGCCCATCCGACGGATGGCGCTCGGCGCTCCCGAGGGCACCGTCAGCCTGGCCCTGGGCGAGCCCGGCTGGCCGGTGCCCGCGGAGGCCCGCGAGGCGCTCGCCACCCTCTCCACGCAGGTCGGCCCCCTGCCGTACGGCCCCAACGGCGGCTCGCCGGAGCTGGTCGCGCAGGTTGCTGCGGTGCACGGCGCCGCGACGTCGGAGGTCATGCTCACCGCCGGCAGCCAGGCCGCTCTCTTCGCGCTCTTCCAGACCTGGGCCGCCCCCGGGTCGAGGGTCCTGGTCCCCGACCCCGGCTTCGTCTCCTACGCCTCGCTCGCCCGGCTCTGCGGCGCCGACCCGGTGCCCTACCGGCTCGGCGACCACGGCGACCTCGACGCGGAGGCGTTGGTGGACGCGCTGGCGGGCGCACCGCATACCTCGATGGTGGTCCTCAACCACCCCGCCAACCCGACCGGAGGTATGGCGTCCCCCGCCGCCCTGCGCGCGGTCGCCGCGGCGTGCGCCCGGGCGGGCGCGGTGCTGGTCAGCGACGAGGTCTACCGGGAGCTGTGGCTCGTCCGGCCACCGGCGGGGCTGCACGGGGCCGCCGGCCTGGGTGCCGGCCTGGTGCTGGGCTCGGTGAGCAAGGCCTTCGGGGCGCCGGGGCTGCGCGTCGGCTGGGCGGTGGGCCCGGACCGGCTGCTCGCGCCGGCGCGCGTGGTGCACAACGCGATGACGACGGCGGCCGCGCGCCCCTCCCAGGACGCCGCGCTGGCGCTGCTGCGCGCCCGCGAGCAGGTGCTCCCCGACGCGCGCGAGCAGGTGCGGCGCCGCTGGGAGACCCTGGCGCGGGTCGCGCCCCGGCTGCTGGACGCCGCGGGCGGGCGGGCGCGGGCCGGCTTCTACCTGTGGCTGCCGCTGCCGGAGGGCGTGGCGGCGCAGGACACGGAGACCTTCGCGCTGCGCGTGCGCGACGAAGGGCTCGTCACGACGGTGCCCGGGACCGCGTTCGGGGCGCGCGGTCGCGGGCACCTCCGGGTCAGCCTGGGCGGCCCGCTGCCCGAGCTGGAGGAAGGACTGGCGCGGCTCGCGCCCTGGTGGGAGGCATGA
- a CDS encoding type III PLP-dependent enzyme domain-containing protein, which translates to MILAPSTIDLFAFGEESLLDLVSGQASPFFAYDLGAARERFRRLRAALPQRVRLAYAVKSNPGLPLLETFSAEGAWFDCASAGEVSTVLAAGGTGAGMVFAGPAKSERDLQAALFAGARVQVDGIEDVARLHTLHEGAEPLPVSVRVNPAQGVSEVATIIGGGGPSAFGVDEEVVEEFLTEAARYERVRISGVQVFAASNELDAGRLLANHRTALRIARHVQAVLGRELDLVDLGGGLGVRYDVTQPSLDVRTLGAGLGRVLEENAWFTGELLLEPGRWLSAPTGVYCARVVRTKDSRGERFVMLEGGINHLLRPLMTGQPFPTLALRPGVGVIGSAGSGAAGGALVRTTLAGPLCTSLDRLGTGDLPADLRPGDVVVFGQAGAYAATQAMTHFLSHPAPEQVWVG; encoded by the coding sequence ATGATCCTGGCACCGTCGACGATCGACCTGTTCGCGTTCGGGGAGGAGTCGCTGCTGGACCTCGTGTCCGGGCAGGCCTCCCCCTTCTTCGCCTACGACCTGGGCGCGGCGCGCGAGCGCTTCCGCCGGCTGCGGGCAGCCCTGCCGCAGCGGGTGCGGCTGGCCTACGCGGTGAAGTCCAACCCCGGGCTGCCGCTGCTCGAGACGTTCTCCGCGGAGGGCGCGTGGTTCGACTGCGCCTCGGCCGGTGAGGTCTCGACGGTGCTGGCGGCCGGCGGCACCGGTGCGGGGATGGTGTTCGCCGGGCCCGCCAAGTCCGAGCGCGACCTGCAGGCGGCGCTCTTCGCCGGCGCCCGGGTCCAGGTGGACGGCATCGAGGACGTGGCACGGCTGCACACCCTGCACGAGGGCGCCGAGCCGCTGCCGGTGAGCGTGCGGGTCAACCCGGCGCAGGGTGTGTCGGAGGTCGCGACCATCATCGGTGGTGGCGGGCCGAGCGCGTTCGGGGTGGACGAGGAGGTGGTCGAGGAGTTCCTGACGGAGGCGGCGCGCTACGAGCGCGTGCGGATCAGCGGGGTGCAGGTCTTCGCGGCGAGCAACGAGCTGGACGCCGGCCGGCTGCTGGCCAACCACCGCACCGCCCTGCGGATCGCGCGGCACGTCCAGGCCGTGCTCGGTCGCGAGCTCGACCTCGTCGACCTGGGCGGCGGACTGGGCGTCCGCTACGACGTCACCCAGCCCAGTCTCGACGTCCGCACCCTCGGTGCGGGCCTGGGCCGGGTGCTGGAGGAGAACGCCTGGTTCACCGGCGAGCTGCTGCTCGAGCCGGGGCGCTGGCTGTCGGCGCCGACGGGCGTCTACTGCGCGCGCGTCGTGCGGACCAAGGACTCCCGCGGCGAGCGGTTCGTCATGCTCGAGGGCGGGATCAACCACCTGCTGCGTCCGCTGATGACCGGGCAGCCGTTCCCGACGCTGGCGCTGCGGCCGGGGGTCGGGGTGATCGGCAGCGCGGGGTCCGGGGCCGCCGGCGGTGCGCTGGTGCGCACGACGCTGGCCGGCCCCCTGTGCACCTCGCTCGACCGGCTCGGGACGGGCGACCTGCCCGCCGACCTGCGGCCCGGTGACGTCGTGGTCTTCGGCCAGGCCGGGGCCTACGCCGCCACGCAGGCGATGACGCACTTCCTCTCCCACCCCGCTCCCGAGCAGGTCTGGGTCGGCTGA
- the ligD gene encoding non-homologous end-joining DNA ligase has protein sequence MAGGRHTSRDGGRENAAPLETYRLMRDFGRTPEPSGGALLEAARQDGERVFVVQRHRATARHYDFRLEVDGVLASWAVPKGPSLDPETRRLAIHVEDHPMEYLHFEGVIPAGEYGGGDVIVWDTGTWDSHDEDAAAAIRAGTLHVRLHGEKLRGEFMLVRTARQEGRKEQWLLFHKHDEHAVEGWDAEDHPRSVLSGRTNEEVAADPDALWHSDRPVGEAAEPLRAPVPPPATEEELRALEELGASGTWEVFGRALRLTNLDKVLFPGRQGEEPVTKRELVRYAALVAPVSLPYLAGRALNLHRYPNGAERKGFWHKEVPEHAPEWLPRWDNPAADPGETQTYLVVDEPAALVWAANFGALEWHPWTSPTEAPDRPSYVMFDIDPGERTTWDETLELAQLHRTAFEHLGVRACPKVTGRRGLQVWVPIRRGPTFEETRRWAEKVSRSIGAVVPELVSWKWSVKERGGLARLDYTQNAVNKTLVAPYSPRPSPGAPVSTPITWEELDDPHLRPDRWTVRTVLDRLAEKGDLFSGVLHHDQTLPRVK, from the coding sequence ATGGCGGGCGGGCGGCATACCTCGAGGGACGGCGGGCGGGAGAACGCGGCGCCGCTGGAGACCTACCGGCTGATGCGCGACTTCGGGCGCACCCCCGAGCCGAGCGGCGGCGCGCTGCTGGAGGCTGCACGTCAGGACGGCGAGCGGGTCTTCGTCGTGCAACGGCACCGGGCGACGGCGCGGCACTACGACTTCCGGCTCGAGGTCGACGGTGTCCTGGCCAGCTGGGCGGTGCCCAAGGGACCCTCGCTGGACCCGGAGACCAGACGGCTCGCGATCCACGTCGAGGACCACCCGATGGAGTACCTCCACTTCGAGGGGGTCATCCCGGCGGGCGAGTACGGCGGCGGGGACGTCATCGTCTGGGACACCGGCACCTGGGACTCCCACGACGAGGACGCCGCCGCGGCGATCCGCGCGGGGACCCTCCACGTGCGCCTGCACGGGGAGAAGCTGCGCGGCGAGTTCATGCTCGTGCGCACCGCCCGGCAGGAAGGGAGGAAGGAGCAGTGGTTGCTCTTCCACAAGCACGACGAGCACGCGGTCGAGGGCTGGGACGCCGAGGACCACCCGCGCTCGGTGCTCAGCGGCCGCACCAACGAGGAGGTCGCTGCCGACCCCGACGCGCTGTGGCACTCCGACCGGCCGGTCGGGGAGGCCGCGGAGCCGCTGCGGGCCCCGGTCCCACCGCCTGCGACCGAGGAGGAGCTGCGCGCCCTGGAGGAGCTGGGCGCCTCCGGCACGTGGGAGGTCTTCGGCCGTGCGCTGAGGCTCACGAACCTCGACAAGGTCCTCTTCCCCGGCCGCCAGGGCGAGGAGCCGGTCACCAAGCGCGAGCTCGTCAGGTATGCCGCGCTCGTCGCCCCGGTCTCGCTGCCGTACCTGGCCGGACGGGCGCTCAACCTGCACCGCTACCCGAACGGCGCGGAGAGGAAGGGCTTCTGGCACAAGGAGGTGCCCGAGCACGCGCCGGAGTGGCTGCCGCGCTGGGACAACCCCGCGGCCGACCCCGGGGAGACGCAGACCTACCTGGTGGTCGACGAGCCGGCGGCCCTGGTGTGGGCGGCGAACTTCGGGGCCCTGGAGTGGCACCCGTGGACCTCGCCGACCGAGGCGCCGGACCGGCCGTCCTACGTGATGTTCGACATCGACCCCGGCGAGCGGACGACGTGGGACGAGACGCTGGAGCTGGCCCAGCTGCACCGGACCGCCTTCGAGCACCTGGGGGTGCGGGCCTGTCCCAAGGTGACCGGGCGGCGCGGCCTCCAGGTCTGGGTGCCGATCCGTCGGGGGCCGACCTTCGAGGAGACGCGGAGGTGGGCCGAGAAGGTGTCGCGCTCGATCGGGGCGGTCGTGCCCGAGCTGGTCAGCTGGAAGTGGTCGGTGAAGGAGCGCGGTGGTCTCGCGCGGCTGGACTACACGCAGAACGCGGTCAACAAGACGCTCGTGGCGCCGTACTCACCACGCCCGTCGCCCGGCGCACCGGTGTCGACGCCGATCACGTGGGAGGAGCTGGACGACCCGCACCTGCGGCCCGACCGGTGGACGGTGCGCACGGTGCTGGACCGGCTGGCCGAGAAGGGCGACCTGTTCTCCGGCGTGCTGCACCACGACCAGACGCTGCCGCGCGTGAAGTGA
- a CDS encoding Lrp/AsnC family transcriptional regulator, with protein MDERSSSTSDRRTSPVARQVAHLDDTDRAMIDALRADGRLSVRALADQVHISRANAYARLERLRREGVITGFTATVDPDRMGLGTAAFVSVSIEQDSWRRVTRALSELPGVERISLVGAEFDILVQVRAHDNHELRDVVLGQIQSVPGVRGTRTWLIFDEVDVRAGA; from the coding sequence ATGGATGAGCGCAGTTCGTCCACCTCCGACCGGCGCACCTCGCCGGTGGCGAGACAGGTGGCGCACCTCGACGACACGGACCGGGCGATGATCGACGCGCTGCGTGCCGACGGGCGGCTGTCGGTGCGGGCCCTGGCCGACCAGGTGCACATCTCCCGGGCCAACGCCTACGCCCGCCTGGAGCGGCTCCGGCGCGAGGGCGTGATCACCGGCTTCACCGCGACCGTCGACCCGGACCGGATGGGCCTGGGGACCGCGGCCTTCGTCTCGGTGAGCATCGAGCAGGACAGCTGGCGGCGGGTGACCAGGGCCCTCTCCGAGCTGCCCGGCGTCGAGCGCATCTCCCTGGTCGGCGCGGAGTTCGACATCCTCGTGCAGGTCCGCGCGCACGACAACCACGAGCTGCGCGACGTCGTCCTGGGCCAGATCCAGTCGGTGCCCGGCGTCCGTGGGACGCGGACCTGGCTGATCTTCGACGAGGTGGACGTCCGTGCAGGAGCCTGA
- a CDS encoding thiamine pyrophosphate-dependent dehydrogenase E1 component subunit alpha, with protein MSDITSLLPCPQPVRFLDPDGSTTEHDPGTAATLEARGYSIPAEEDLLAVWRGMVIGRRFDTQATALTKQGRLAVYPSSRGQDACQVAPVLALGEQDWLFPTYRDSMALVTRGIDPVEALTLLRGDWHCGYDPVATRTAPQCTPLSTQIVHAAGAADGMRRRGTGGVALGFIGDGATSEGDFHEGLNFAAVFDAPLVVLVQNNKYAISVPLAKQSKAPALAYKGVGYGVRSEQVDGNDPAAMLSVMRSAYAHARAGHGPVLVEAHTYRMEAHTNADDATRYRTSEEVDDWTGQDPVVRLQAYLVARGALDEARIEEVREQAEAFAADVRTRMHAEPKVDPMALFEHVYAEPTPQLREQAEMVRAEIAGSAHAAHPVPETEEATR; from the coding sequence ATGAGCGACATCACCAGCCTGCTGCCGTGCCCGCAGCCGGTCCGTTTCCTGGACCCCGACGGCAGCACCACGGAGCACGACCCGGGGACCGCCGCGACCCTGGAGGCGCGCGGCTACTCCATACCCGCCGAGGAGGACCTCCTCGCGGTGTGGCGGGGGATGGTGATCGGCCGCCGGTTCGACACCCAGGCGACCGCGCTGACCAAGCAGGGGCGGCTGGCGGTCTACCCGAGCTCGCGCGGTCAGGACGCCTGCCAGGTCGCGCCGGTGCTCGCGCTGGGGGAGCAGGACTGGCTCTTCCCGACCTACCGCGACTCGATGGCCCTGGTCACCCGCGGGATCGACCCGGTGGAGGCGCTGACGCTGCTGCGCGGGGACTGGCACTGCGGCTACGACCCGGTGGCCACGAGGACGGCCCCGCAGTGCACACCGCTGTCGACCCAGATCGTGCACGCCGCCGGCGCGGCCGACGGCATGCGGCGCCGTGGCACCGGGGGGGTCGCGCTCGGCTTCATCGGCGACGGCGCGACGTCCGAGGGCGACTTTCACGAGGGCCTCAACTTCGCCGCGGTCTTCGACGCCCCCCTGGTCGTCCTCGTGCAGAACAACAAGTACGCGATCTCGGTCCCGCTGGCCAAGCAGTCGAAGGCGCCGGCGCTGGCCTACAAGGGGGTCGGCTACGGCGTGCGCAGCGAGCAGGTCGACGGCAACGACCCGGCCGCGATGCTCTCGGTCATGCGCTCGGCCTACGCGCACGCCCGCGCCGGCCACGGCCCGGTGCTCGTCGAGGCGCACACCTACCGGATGGAGGCGCACACCAACGCCGACGACGCGACCCGCTACCGCACCTCCGAGGAGGTGGACGACTGGACCGGCCAGGACCCCGTCGTGCGTCTGCAGGCCTACCTCGTCGCGCGCGGCGCGCTGGACGAGGCGCGGATCGAGGAGGTCCGCGAGCAGGCCGAGGCGTTCGCCGCCGACGTGCGCACCCGGATGCACGCCGAGCCGAAGGTCGACCCGATGGCGCTCTTCGAGCACGTGTATGCCGAGCCCACTCCCCAGCTGCGCGAGCAGGCCGAGATGGTCCGCGCCGAGATCGCCGGGTCGGCGCACGCCGCCCACCCCGTGCCCGAGACCGAGGAGGCCACCCGATGA
- a CDS encoding alpha-ketoacid dehydrogenase subunit beta → MSRPTTYAQALNTALRDSLTQDESVLVFGEDVGALGGVFRITDGLTRDFGEERCFDTPLAEAGITGFAIGLCMQGFRPVIEMQFDAFGYPAFEQVVSHVAKMRNRTRGQLTLPMVLRYPYAGGIGGVEHHCDSSEGYYVHTPGLHVVSPSTPADAYSLLREAIASDDPVVFLEPKSLYWSKAELELPTRTEPFGRAAVRRVGSDVTLITYGPQVPNALRAAEIAAAEEDWDVEVVDLRTLVPFDDETVAASVRKTGRAVVLAEAQGFAGMGAEVAARVSERCFHSLAAPVLRVSGLDMPYPPPILEHTYLPGVDRILDTIARLQWDDEPDLTHEAAGTQAVHA, encoded by the coding sequence ATGAGCCGGCCCACCACCTACGCCCAGGCCCTCAACACCGCCCTGCGCGACTCGCTGACGCAGGACGAGTCCGTCCTCGTCTTCGGCGAGGACGTCGGCGCGCTGGGCGGGGTCTTCCGGATCACCGACGGGCTGACCAGGGACTTCGGCGAGGAGCGCTGCTTCGACACCCCGCTGGCCGAGGCCGGGATCACCGGCTTCGCGATCGGGCTGTGCATGCAGGGCTTCCGGCCGGTCATCGAGATGCAGTTCGACGCGTTCGGCTACCCGGCCTTCGAGCAGGTCGTCTCGCACGTGGCCAAGATGCGCAACCGCACGCGGGGCCAGCTGACGCTGCCGATGGTGCTGCGCTACCCCTACGCCGGTGGCATCGGCGGGGTGGAGCACCACTGCGACAGCTCGGAGGGCTACTACGTCCACACCCCGGGCCTGCACGTGGTGAGCCCCTCGACCCCGGCCGACGCCTACAGCCTGCTGCGCGAGGCGATCGCCTCCGACGACCCGGTCGTCTTCCTCGAGCCGAAGTCGCTCTACTGGTCCAAGGCCGAGCTGGAGCTGCCGACCCGGACCGAGCCGTTCGGGCGGGCGGCGGTGCGCCGCGTGGGGTCGGACGTCACGCTCATCACCTACGGCCCGCAGGTGCCCAACGCCCTCAGAGCCGCCGAGATCGCCGCGGCCGAAGAGGACTGGGACGTCGAGGTGGTCGACCTGCGCACCCTGGTCCCCTTCGACGACGAGACCGTCGCCGCCTCCGTGCGCAAGACCGGTCGGGCCGTGGTGCTCGCCGAGGCGCAGGGTTTCGCCGGGATGGGCGCCGAGGTCGCCGCCCGCGTCTCCGAGCGCTGCTTCCACTCCCTCGCCGCGCCGGTGCTGCGGGTCAGCGGGCTGGACATGCCCTACCCGCCCCCGATCCTGGAGCACACCTACCTGCCCGGCGTGGACCGGATCCTGGACACGATCGCGCGCCTGCAGTGGGACGACGAGCCGGACCTGACGCACGAGGCGGCCGGGACGCAGGCGGTGCACGCGTGA
- a CDS encoding dihydrolipoamide acetyltransferase family protein codes for MSAPAKVFRLPDLGEGLTEAEVVQWQVRVGDEVGVDQEVVTVETAKAAVEVPCPYAGTVAQLHAEPGTVLAVGAPLITISDGTSPDAAGPANAADEGDRAGEQYRTEERAGARTPEGSAEDDAPERPLIGYGAGEGPARRRTGRRRGAGTPSTETPVEAQPRVPEEEPTQAVRVISPLVRRLAAEWGVDLASVRPGPTGVIRRADLEAFRRSAQTAPATAPSPLGEEIRIPIQGVQRIMVERLTTARREIPDATTWVDVDATRLMKTKDALRASRPEAGIGVLALLARIVVSGLTAYPALNSSVDLEAGEIVQHGRIHLGFAAQSPRGLVVPVVKDAGSMTTAELAGALRALTEKARDGKLTPAELSGGTFTLNNYGVFGVDGSTPIINHPEAAMLGVGRIVDKPWVHKGKLRVRRVTQLSLSFDHRVCDGGTAGGFLRQVADRVEQPAALLADL; via the coding sequence GTGAGCGCGCCGGCCAAGGTCTTCCGGCTTCCTGACCTCGGCGAAGGCCTCACCGAGGCCGAGGTGGTGCAGTGGCAGGTGCGCGTCGGGGACGAGGTCGGGGTCGACCAGGAGGTCGTCACCGTCGAGACCGCCAAGGCTGCCGTCGAGGTGCCCTGCCCGTATGCCGGCACAGTCGCCCAGCTGCACGCCGAGCCCGGGACGGTGCTCGCCGTCGGCGCCCCCCTCATCACCATCTCCGACGGCACGAGCCCGGACGCCGCCGGCCCGGCGAACGCCGCCGACGAGGGCGACCGTGCGGGCGAGCAGTACCGCACCGAGGAGCGCGCCGGCGCCCGCACCCCCGAGGGGTCGGCTGAGGACGACGCACCCGAACGTCCGCTCATCGGCTACGGAGCCGGGGAGGGTCCGGCCCGTCGTCGCACCGGGCGGCGCCGCGGCGCCGGCACGCCGTCCACGGAGACGCCGGTGGAGGCGCAGCCCCGCGTGCCTGAGGAGGAGCCGACGCAGGCGGTCCGGGTCATCTCGCCGCTGGTCCGCAGGTTGGCGGCGGAGTGGGGGGTGGACCTCGCCTCGGTCCGGCCCGGTCCCACCGGCGTGATCCGGCGGGCCGACCTGGAGGCCTTCCGACGCTCCGCGCAGACCGCCCCGGCCACCGCTCCCTCCCCCCTCGGGGAGGAGATCCGCATACCGATCCAGGGCGTGCAGCGGATCATGGTCGAGCGGCTGACGACCGCCCGCCGCGAGATCCCCGACGCGACGACCTGGGTCGACGTCGACGCGACCCGGCTGATGAAGACCAAGGACGCGCTCAGGGCGTCCCGCCCCGAGGCCGGCATCGGCGTGCTCGCGCTGCTGGCGCGGATCGTGGTCAGCGGGCTCACCGCATACCCGGCGCTGAACTCCTCGGTCGACCTGGAGGCCGGCGAGATCGTGCAGCACGGCCGGATCCACCTCGGCTTCGCCGCGCAGAGCCCGCGAGGTCTCGTCGTGCCGGTCGTCAAGGATGCCGGGTCGATGACGACGGCCGAGCTGGCCGGCGCGCTGCGCGCGCTGACCGAGAAGGCCCGCGACGGCAAGCTGACGCCCGCCGAGCTGAGCGGCGGGACGTTCACGCTCAACAACTACGGCGTGTTCGGGGTGGACGGCTCGACGCCGATCATCAACCACCCCGAGGCCGCGATGCTCGGCGTCGGACGGATCGTGGACAAGCCGTGGGTGCACAAGGGCAAGCTCAGAGTGCGCAGGGTGACGCAGCTGAGCCTCAGCTTCGACCACCGGGTGTGCGACGGCGGGACCGCGGGCGGGTTCCTGCGGCAGGTGGCCGACCGCGTGGAGCAGCCGGCGGCACTGCTGGCCGACCTCTGA